From Agrobacterium tumefaciens, a single genomic window includes:
- a CDS encoding lipid kinase has translation MTSETIADARLTKKALLLVNPHSRRGREGLAQARHHLVEAGIGIVEPSQDLSSASDLIVRHRDTVDLVIVGGGDGSLNNAAPGLLEAGLPLGVLPLGTANDFARTMGIPQDLRMAAAVIAAGQTTAVDLGTANGHAFFNVASIGFSADLAASLTQQAKKRWGKLGYGLVAARLLANSRLFTAHLDHDGNTEKLRTLQVSVGNGRFYGGGMAVHADATATDGMLDFYSLEVDHWWRLLGLLPAIRRGTHGDWDDVRAFSTKALTIETSKPRPVNLDGELKTQTPVQFAIIEKALKVFIP, from the coding sequence ATGACCTCAGAGACCATCGCCGACGCAAGGCTGACCAAAAAAGCGCTTCTACTCGTCAATCCCCACTCCAGACGTGGACGGGAGGGGCTTGCCCAGGCACGACATCACCTTGTAGAGGCGGGTATCGGCATCGTTGAGCCCTCGCAAGATTTGTCATCAGCGTCAGACCTCATCGTCCGCCATCGCGACACTGTAGACCTCGTCATCGTTGGCGGTGGTGATGGCAGCCTGAACAATGCTGCTCCCGGATTGCTGGAGGCCGGGCTTCCCTTGGGCGTCTTGCCACTTGGTACGGCCAACGATTTTGCTCGAACCATGGGCATCCCGCAGGATCTTCGAATGGCCGCAGCCGTTATTGCAGCAGGTCAGACGACCGCGGTCGACCTTGGCACCGCCAATGGGCACGCGTTCTTCAACGTCGCCAGCATCGGTTTCAGCGCCGATCTCGCAGCCTCGCTGACCCAACAGGCGAAAAAGCGATGGGGTAAACTGGGATATGGCCTCGTCGCAGCGCGACTGCTTGCAAATTCACGGCTTTTTACTGCCCATCTCGACCACGACGGGAATACAGAGAAGCTCAGGACCCTACAGGTTTCTGTAGGAAATGGTCGCTTCTACGGTGGCGGGATGGCCGTTCATGCGGATGCCACGGCAACGGACGGAATGCTCGATTTCTACAGTTTAGAAGTCGATCATTGGTGGCGTCTGCTTGGATTGTTACCGGCAATCCGCCGCGGAACGCACGGAGATTGGGATGATGTTCGCGCCTTTTCGACCAAAGCTCTGACGATAGAGACAAGCAAACCGCGCCCGGTAAATCTGGACGGCGAACTCAAGACGCAAACCCCGGTCCAGTTTGCGATCATCGAGAAAGCGCTCAAGGTATTTATACCGTAG
- a CDS encoding potassium transporter Kup, which produces MTSSNSQVSGTRSETRKFLVLLLGSIGVVYGDIGTSPLYAFRESLRPFTANGVQHEHVVGLISLMIWTLTIIVTFKYVLFLLRADNDGEGGTLSLLALLMKKTGSYMPVLFFAGLVGSALFIGDAMITPALSVMSALEGMKLVTPAFSDYVLPLSALIMVGLFAVQSKGTGAVAKFFGPITVVWFLAMAWGGLIHIGDDWTILEALNPINALWFITHAGWAGLIVLGAVFLTVTGAEALYADLGHFGRKPISAAWFILVFPALALNYLGQGALVLSTPAAIENPFYLLYPEWALLPMVILATMATVIASQAVITGAFSLARQAVHLGFLPKLMIRFTSETNTGQIYVPAVNMVLFIGVLVLIFSFGDSESLATAYGISVTGAMVVTTLMAFQFLRSVRGRSAFTAAILLAPLFAIEAVFLAANLLKVHDGGWVPLALAGVIILVMWTWTKGSRYLREKIARNDIPLDTFITSLEGSINRGSRNAPVLVPGTAVFLTSVPDKAPGVLLHNLKHNHVLHEQNVILTIWTHDKPYISNSERVEITRISKHFMRLDMNFGFMDDPNVVKALPLCKKKGFKFEIMQTSFYLGRRNLIATPNTGLPWWQEDLYIALAGIGIDPSAYFNLPPNRVIELGEQVAI; this is translated from the coding sequence ATGACGTCCTCGAACTCCCAAGTCTCCGGCACTCGGTCTGAGACCAGAAAGTTTCTCGTTTTACTCCTCGGCTCCATTGGTGTCGTCTACGGAGATATCGGCACAAGCCCACTTTACGCGTTCAGGGAATCGCTGCGCCCTTTTACGGCAAACGGTGTTCAGCATGAGCACGTTGTCGGCCTGATCTCCCTCATGATCTGGACGCTGACAATCATCGTCACATTCAAATACGTGCTATTCTTGTTGCGTGCAGATAATGATGGTGAAGGTGGCACGCTATCGCTTCTCGCGCTTCTGATGAAGAAGACAGGAAGCTACATGCCCGTGCTGTTCTTCGCTGGCCTGGTCGGATCTGCTCTCTTCATCGGTGACGCGATGATCACTCCCGCCCTTTCCGTGATGTCGGCTTTGGAGGGAATGAAGCTGGTTACACCGGCTTTCTCTGACTATGTTCTACCGTTGTCAGCACTCATAATGGTTGGACTGTTTGCGGTTCAGTCGAAAGGCACCGGGGCGGTTGCAAAGTTCTTCGGTCCGATTACCGTCGTTTGGTTTCTGGCAATGGCCTGGGGCGGCCTTATCCATATCGGCGACGACTGGACAATCCTCGAAGCGCTCAATCCGATCAATGCGCTTTGGTTCATTACGCACGCGGGCTGGGCCGGGCTCATCGTTCTTGGAGCAGTGTTTCTGACTGTTACGGGCGCGGAGGCTCTTTATGCCGATCTAGGTCATTTCGGGCGCAAACCCATCAGCGCAGCCTGGTTCATCCTTGTGTTTCCAGCTCTTGCCCTTAACTATCTCGGTCAGGGCGCGCTTGTCCTCAGCACCCCTGCGGCAATCGAAAATCCGTTCTACCTGCTCTACCCAGAGTGGGCGCTGCTTCCGATGGTGATCCTGGCGACGATGGCGACTGTGATCGCAAGTCAGGCCGTTATAACGGGCGCATTCTCCCTTGCTCGCCAGGCCGTTCACCTTGGTTTCCTGCCGAAGCTCATGATCCGCTTCACATCCGAGACGAACACTGGGCAGATCTACGTGCCGGCTGTTAACATGGTTCTATTCATCGGCGTGCTGGTCCTGATCTTCTCGTTCGGGGATTCGGAATCGCTTGCAACCGCCTACGGCATCTCGGTAACGGGAGCGATGGTCGTCACAACGCTGATGGCTTTCCAGTTTCTTCGTTCCGTCAGAGGCAGATCTGCCTTCACTGCAGCAATCCTGCTTGCGCCCCTCTTTGCGATCGAAGCGGTTTTCCTTGCCGCAAACCTCCTCAAGGTTCACGATGGCGGCTGGGTGCCCCTGGCTCTGGCAGGTGTCATCATCCTTGTCATGTGGACATGGACAAAAGGGTCTCGTTATCTCAGAGAAAAGATTGCACGAAACGACATCCCGCTCGACACCTTTATCACGTCGCTTGAAGGCTCCATCAATCGTGGTTCGCGCAATGCGCCTGTCTTGGTACCCGGCACTGCCGTGTTCCTGACAAGTGTCCCGGACAAAGCGCCGGGTGTTCTTCTCCACAACCTCAAGCACAACCACGTCCTTCATGAACAGAATGTGATCCTGACGATCTGGACGCATGACAAGCCTTACATCTCAAACTCAGAACGCGTAGAAATCACCCGAATTTCAAAGCATTTCATGCGCCTCGACATGAATTTCGGCTTCATGGACGATCCGAACGTCGTCAAGGCGCTGCCGCTTTGCAAGAAAAAAGGTTTCAAGTTCGAGATCATGCAGACCTCGTTCTATCTCGGCCGCCGCAATCTCATCGCGACACCGAATACGGGTCTGCCGTGGTGGCAGGAAGACCTCTATATTGCGCTGGCCGGTATCGGGATTGATCCGTCCGCCTACTTCAACCTTCCACCAAACCGCGTTATTGAGTTGGGCGAACAGGTGGCGATCTAG